One window of the Colletotrichum lupini chromosome 9, complete sequence genome contains the following:
- a CDS encoding fatty acid desaturase: protein MDRDSRIITPREVEGMIADGRTIVILDEMVLRLDGWMGKHPGGQLAILHMVGRDATDEIKVYHSAATLNTMKAFRIGRKPAGPWINMTPPIRGGVYTKQETTTPASAPNAAGATADDATDAAVDCPSSDLDEDDSADDAVSDVSGGSSRTSLTSECSSAEVETKPEPQTETGIRRRLAAPADPTDDALAAGPGLSGRSRMTADQYTEWSIQQNINKDLDEYPSLDPAVQRDIQEKYRLLHERIKNAGLYDCPYLDYGKEMCRYSTLFALFLTALHYEWYMTSACFLGLFWHQIMFSAHDAGHGAITHNFTFDTLIGLFVADFCCGLSMGWWKSSHNVHHLITNQPEHDPDIQNVPLFATCPSFFKSIKSTYYDGFVFVWDAAADVLAKYQAYTYYPVMGIARFNLYLLSWLHVLSRRSSSLGASKAWWIRPTEIAFMACFWYIFGWRLILNTLPTWPIRIAFVLVSHIITMPLHVQITLSHWGMSTSDLGESESFAQRQLRTTMDVDCPAWLDFIHGGLQFQAVHHLFPRVPRHNLRKAQVFVKEFCKDTGIPYSILGFVDGNKKVIGRLEEVSDQLRTLLNCQQFMAETGESALH from the exons ATGGATCGTGATAGCAGAATCATCACCCCCCGCGAGGTGGAGGGCATGATTGCAGATGGACGCACAATTGTCATTCTTGACGAAATGGTTCTTCGCCTCGACGGGTGGATGGGCAAGCATCCTGGTGGCCAGTTGGCTATCCTGCACATGGTTGGGAGAGATGCGACCGACGAGATCAAAGT GTACCATTCGGCTGCCACACTCAACACCATGAAGGCCTTTCGGATCGGCCGGAAACCTGCGGGTCCCTGGATCAACATGACACCACCAATTAGGGGCGGCGTCTACACCAAGCAAGAGACCACAACACCCGCATCTGCACCCAACGCTGCCGGTGCTACTGCAGATGATGCCACGGACGCTGCCGTCGACTGCCCCTCGTCCGATCTCGATGAAGATGACTCCGCCGACGATGCCGTCTCCGATGTATCTGGCGGGAGCTCCCGCACGTCCCTGACTTCCGAATGCAGCAGTGCAGAGGTCGAGACCAAGCCCGAGCCCCAGACTGAGACGGGCATTAGACGTCGTCTTGCTGCACCTGCAGACCCAACCGACGATGCCCTCGCCGCCGGCCCCGGTCTGTCGGGCCGGAGCCGCATGACCGCCGACCAGTACACCGAGTGGTCCATCCAACAGAACATCAACAAGGATCTCGACGAGTACCCTTCTCTCGACCCTGCCGTTCAGCGCGATATCCAGGAAAAGTACCGCCTGCTCCATGAGCGTATCAAGAATGCTGGTCTTTACGACTGCCCCTACTTGGACTATGGCAAGGAGATGTGCAGATACTCGACTCTGTTCGCCCTCTTCCTCACTGCTCTGCACTATGAGTGGTACATGACCTCGGCCTGCTTCTTGGGTCTCTTCTGGCATCAGATCATGTTCTCTGCCCACGACGCTGGACACGGAGCCATCACCCACAACTTTACCTTTGACACCCTCATTGGTCTCTTTGTTGCCGACTTCTGCTGCGGCCTTTCTATGGGATGGTGGAAGAGCAGTCACAATGTCCACCATCTCATTACCAACCAGCCT GAGCACGATCCCGATATCCAGAACGTCCCTCTCTTCGCTACCTGCCCTTCTTTCTTCAAGTCCATCAAGTCGACTTACTACGACGGCTTCGTCTTCGTCTGGGATGCCGCTGCCGACGTTCTCGCCAAGTACCAGGCGTACACCTACTATCCCGTCATGGGCATCGCTCGCTTCAACCTCTACCTTCTCTCCTGGCTTCACGTCCTGTCCCGCAGATCATCCTCCCTGGGTGCCTCCAAGGCCTGGTGGATTCGCCCGACTGAGATCGCCTTCATGGCCTGCTTCTGGTACATCTTTGGCTGGCGTCTGATTCTCAACACTCTTCCAACCTGGCCCATCCGCATCGCCTTCGTTCTGGTCTCTCACATTATCACTATGCCTCTGCATGTTCAGATTACTCTGTCTCACTGGGGCATGTCCACCTCGGACCTTGGCGAGTCCGAGTCCTTTGCCCAGCGCCAGCTTCGCACCACCATGGACGTCGACTGCCCCGCCTGGTTGGATTTCATCCACGGCGGTCTCCAGTTCCAGGCCGTGCACCACCTCTTCCCGCGCGTCCCGCGGCACAATCTCCGCAAGGCGCAGGTCTTTGTCAAGGAGTTCTGCAAGGATACCGGCATCCCATACTCCATCTTGGGTTTCGTTGACGGCAACAAAAAGGTCATTGGAAGACTCGAGGAGGTCAGCGATCAGCTACGTACACTTCTCAACTGCCAACAGTTTATGGCGGAGACGGGCGAGAGCGCCCTGCATTAG
- a CDS encoding HET domain-containing protein, translated as MHQLLGSYHRDRDHHDHQTITNQQRNSTMAAQYQYTPFSTPKSIRLIRLVNTADKSSPLKCSFEETSLDNPVSYAALSYTWGGEPSNVPLRVVNTTTITTATSNHAQQIQQPPLMITPNCAAVLTILRGPRIRDLSLWVDAVCINQSSNDEKSVQVGMMAELYEKAKYVFVWLGNEWAPASVLALYKGVPRVKDDLKRDLDPILLSKIQRAPYWLRVWTLQEATYSNAFILCLDGGGEALSTILQNWGDAHKSHPDPNQLAINMRRKIIRDVSTTTVTTADVAVKAADADEQREAAEIAARRGKLDVYQIRMLLYLQSTEPRDKIYALRSIFPETFGKVAVDYTDPVGKVYREATRQHILGQDSLTHLLLLDGGDTSIPPSPSTSTSATSTHVAPVPDLPSWALNWDKQVTDGRILLDVPSSSSRSSKPSYRFSPDAHTLYLKGRSVARVGDRISPKLPLFDLSFVLADKKEEFIAWVSDARRISQAFLADILSPPPTDASKETQENALQTFRSIQALLVRILRANPRTQPDAASLTAVSTPSALAEAVASQTPPAWLKIGNITAAVGSGCMFLTTHNHFGFCVSEPQPGDEICVFSGLDVPFVVRSRGSGGYIVVGYAVVDGVMDGEAWPDDEGELAEWALV; from the exons ATGCACCAGCTCCTGGGCTCTTACCACCGTGATCGCGACCACCACGACCACCAGACTATCACTAATCAACAGCGAAACTCAACAATGGCCGCTCAGTATCAATACACACCCTTCTCCACCCCAAAATCAATCCGCCTCATCCGCCTCGTCAACACCGCAGATAAATCCTCCCCCCTCAAATGCTCGTTTGAAGAAACCTCCCTCGACAACCCAGTCTCCTACGCAGCCCTCTCCTACACCTGGGGAGGCGAACCCTCAAACGTCCCCCTGAGAGTAGTAAACACTACCACCATCACAACAGCAACTTCCAATCACGCCCAGCAAATCCAACAACCCCCGCTAATGATAACCCCAAACTGCGCCGCCGTCCTCACCATCCTCCGCGGCCCACGCATTCGCGACCTCTCACTATGGGTCGACGCCGTCTGCATCAACCAATCCTCCAACGACGAGAAGAGCGTCCAGGTCGGCATGATGGCGGAACTCTACGAAAAGGCAAAGTACGTGTTTGTCTGGCTCGGCAACGAGTGGGCTCCTGCTTCGGTGCTTGCTTTGTACAAGGGTGTTCCGAGGGTGAAGGACGATCTGAAGCGAG ACCTAGACCCAATCCTCCTCTCCAAAATCCAACGCGCACCCTACTGGCTGCGCGTCTGGACCCTCCAGGAAGCAACTTACAGCAATGCCTTCATCCTCTGCCTCGACGGCGGGGGCGAAGCCCTCTCCACCATCCTCCAGAACTGGGGCGACGCCCACAAAAGTCACCCGGACCCGAACCAGCTCGCCATCAACATGCGTCGGAAAATCATCAGGGACGTTTCTACTACGACTGTTACTACTGCGGATGTTGCTGTGAAGGCCGCAGATGCCGACGAGCAGCGAGAAGCGGCGGAGATTGCTGCGCGCCGCGGGAAGTTGGACGTCTACCAGATCAGAATGCTACTGTACCTACAGTCGACAGAGCCTCGCGACAAAATCTACGCCCTTCGTTCTATATTCCCAGAGACCTTTGGAAAAGTAGCGGTCGACTACACGGATCCCGTAGGAAAGGTTTACCGTGAGGCGACGAGGCAGCATATCCTGGGACAGGACAGTCTCACccatctcctcctcctcgatgGAGGAGACACATCGATACCACCGTCACCATCAACATCAACTTCAGCAACAAGCACTCATGTCGCCCCCGTCCCAGACCTCCCCTCCTGGGCCCTAAACTGGGACAAACAAGTCACAGACGGCAGAATCCTCCTCGACGTCCCCTCATCCTCCTCCCGCAGCAGCAAACCCTCCTACAGATTCTCACCCGACGCACACACGCTCTACCTCAAAGGCAGGAGCGTCGCGCGCGTAGGCGACAGGATCAGCCCCAAACTCCCATTGTTCGACCTATCCTTTGTCCTAGCAGACAAGAAGGAAGAATTCATCGCCTGGGTGAGTGACGCCAGACGTATTTCCCAGGCCTTCCTCGCAGACATCTTGTCACCGCCGCCCACCGACGCAAGCAAAGAAACTCAAGAAAACGCACTTCAAACCTTTCGCAGCATCCAGGCCCTCCTCGTGCGCATCCTCCGCGCAAACCCACGAACGCAACCCGACGCCGCCTCCTTGACCGCGGTCTCCACACCTTCAGCACTCGCAGAGGCAGTGGCGTCGCAGACACCGCCCGCCTGGTTGAAGATAGGCAACATCACCGCGGCCGTGGGCTCGGGCTGTATGTTCCTCACCACTCACAACCACTTCGGGTTCTGCGTTTCGGAGCCGCAGCCGGGAGATGAGATCTGCGTCTTTTCGGGGCTAGATGTCCCGTTCGTCGTTCGGTCGAGGGGGAGCGGGGGGTACATAGTCGTCGGGTATGCGGTCGTCGACGGGGTCATGGACGGAGAAGCGTGGCCTGATGACGAGGGCGAGTTGGCGGAGTGGGCGTTGGTGTAG
- a CDS encoding glycosyl hydrolase family 7 produces the protein MALSILSATLLLASLVSGQAPGNSTDEHPKIETFRCTVKDGCQKKTNYLVVDSSQHQIKTSSGVSCLTGNNPPNSTACTTPEECATNCHIQGIADYSTKGVTTHGTDIRLTMFNADKQKVSPRIYLLEENKQRYEMIQLTGSEFSFDVDMVNLPCGMNSALYLSEMLPDGGKNTSSLNKLGPAWGTGYCDAQCFKTSFINGVGNFDQKGSCCNELDIWEANSRATHIAPHPCSQPGLYKCTGEECEKAGVCDKSGCAWNANRVNVTDFYGRGADYKVDTTRKFTVVTQFPAQNGKLKELRRMYVQDGKVIQNNVVNIEGPPKINFMNDEYCQATGASDFMRLGAMEVMGGAMSRGMVLAMSLWWDDSTFMSWLDQGNNGPCNATEGNPSVITSIVANPEVTFSNIRFGELNSTMNMRL, from the exons ATGGCGCTTTCCATTCTTTCCGCTACTCTTCTTCTCGCCAGCCTCGTCTCCGGTCAGGCGCCTGGCAATTCTACCGATGAACACCCCAAGATCGAGACCTTCCGCTGCACCGTCAAGGATGGTTGCCAGAAGAAGACCAACTACCTCGTCGTCGACTCAAGTCAGCATCAAATCAAGACTTCGAGCGGCGTGAGCTGCCTGACCGGCAACAACCCGCCCAACTCCACTGCCTGCACCACTCCCGAGGAGTGCGCGACCAACTGCCACATCCAGGGTATCGCCGACTACAGCACCAAGGGTGTCACTACCCACGGCACGGACATTCGTCTGACCATGTTCAATGCCGACAAGCAGAAAGTCTCTCCCCGCATCTACCTGTTGGAGGAGAACAAGCAGCGCTACGAAATGATCCAGCTCACCGGATCTGAGTTCAGCTTCGACGTCGACATGGTCAACTTGCCCTGCGGCATGAACAGCGCGCTGTACCTGTCCGAGATGCTTCCGGACGGTGGCAAGAACACAAGCTCATTGAACAAGCTTGGTCCCGCGTGGGGCACCGGCTACTGCGATGCGCAGTGCTTCAAGACGTCCTTCATCAACGGAGTT GGCAACTTTGACCAAAAGGGCTCTTGCTGCAACGAACTTGACATCTGGGAGGCCAACTCTCGTGCAACTCACATCGCGCCTCACCCTTGCAGCCAGCCCGGCCTTTACAAGTGCACCGGCGAGGAGTGCGAGAAGGCTGGCGTCTGCGATAAGTCCGGCTGCGCCTGGAACGCCAACCGCGTGAACGTGACCGACTTCTACGGCCGCGGTGCCGACTATAAGGTCGACACTACCCGCAAGTTCACTGTCGTCACACAGTTCCCCGCCCAGAACGGCAAGCTCAAGGAGCTCCGCCGCATGTACGTCCAGGATGGCAAGGTCATCCAGAACAACGTTGTCAACATCGAGGGACCCCCGAAGATCAACTTCATGAACGACGAGTACTGCCAGGCCACTGGTGCCTCCGACTTCATGCGGTTGGGTGCTATGGAGGTCATGGGCGGTGCCATGTCGCGTGGTATGGTTCTGGCCATGAGCTTGTGGTGGGATGACTCGACCTTCATGTCGTGGCTTGACCAGGGCAACAATGGCCCTTGCAACGCTACTGAGGGTAACCCCTCGGTTATCACCTCGATCGTGGCCAACCCTGAGGTGACGTTCAGCAACATCCGCTTTGGAGAGTTGAACTCGACGATGAACATGAGGCTTTAG